The Mangifera indica cultivar Alphonso chromosome 19, CATAS_Mindica_2.1, whole genome shotgun sequence nucleotide sequence tgacttttaAAAGAATGTGATCAcattttaaactctttttcaAACCCCACAAGAAACTTAGATGTTTCCGTACACTGATGACAACTTGTTTGAGAAGGGGAGCGACGTCATGAAGAGGAGACTGaagacttttcttttcttccttgagACACCAAACGGCCGAATGGGAATGGAATAAATGAGCGAATGACTTTTGGGCTCTTTAATATGCTTTTAAAAAGCATTTCAAGGTGTGATATGATATGCCAAACAAAAGACGATGTTAAATGTGTTAGCAGCTTTTTAAGTGGAAGTACAATAGATTCCTTGTTTCTTCATTGCATTTGCATGGTGTTTTCTTCCTACTGAAGTAAGCTAGTTGCCTCTCATTAGTAAAGCCACTTCATTTGACTGTGTAATTCTCAGAAGAAGGATCAGTGGATATGATGATGGAAGGTGAAGGTAGTAGTAGCAGCAAGAAGAGAGGAGTTCAAAATCATGACGATGGCTTCATTAATACTCTGTTTTCTTGGTCTCTTGATGACATTCGTAACAAAAATCTTTTCAGTCATAAGGTTTGCTTTCTTtactcttcttcattttcagtaactaataaattttaataaagaaactcatattttatatttatatcccTAGGATATACCAgttaataattttcccttttaatcATCTGTAATGTTCGATGTTATGTTTGTTTGGCTTTTTAATTGTTACGTTCGGCGTTTCCCTTTTAATCATCTGTAATGTTCAGTTGTCTATGAAAATGGAGCAATGTTTTTAACTGCGGCATTGGCGTTTCCCGCTCATTCTTGTGTAAATGTTGGGGATGCTCCTCTCTTATTAGTGCAGTGCGGCtttacaaaaagaaatatttgtagtttgtttcctttttttttatttttatttttttggcaaCGGTTGATCTCATTCAGCAACAAGCTTTAGATGAGATTTCTCTTTACTTTCTAGTGCTTTCATCTTATGTTCAAGTTCATGCTGGCTGAAAATGgcttaattgatattttattactgaattGAGTAATTGTTTTATTCCTTTCAGGTGGAAAAAATTCCGGAATCATTTGAATCTGTCACTCAGTATTTGGGGTCATTTGTTTATCCTTTGTTGGAAGAAACACGAGCAGAACTGTTTTCACCTATGGAGATCATTTCAAGAGCACCTTATGCTAAGGTGGATGTTTTTAGGCCTCTTGGATCTGAGTTATTTGATGTTAAGATTGATTACTGGAGGAACAGGTTCAGTAACAATGGTAAAGAGCCTTATAAAACTTTGCCGggggatattttaattttagcagATGCGAAACCTGAAACTATTTCCGACTTGGAGAGGGTTGGTAGAATGTGGTCTTTTCTATCAGTCATGACAATCGCTGAGGATGATAATGATAGCACTTCTACTTACTTTAAAGTGAAGGCTTCAAAAAGCATCCAGCAGTTTGAAAGGGAGAAATCACTGTTTGTGATTTTCTTGGCAAATATTACTACTAACAGAAGAATATGGAAATCCTTGAACATGTCCCGAAATTTGAAGATTATCAAAAAAGTTTTACGCGGGAATTCCGTGGTAAGTTTTCTGAAGATGATTTACTTATACTATACTTATTCTTGCTGACATACATTGTGTAGTTTTTGATTGAGACTTGCATGTTGCATGACAGTCGGAGGAAAGTTGCCAAGTCTGTTCTGAACTGAATGGAGGGATCTTATATGAGAAATTTGGTAGTGGCTTATCATCAACATTGAATGCTTCGCAATTGAATGCAGTTCTTGCCTGTCTTGATGGAGTGCGTTGTGATCACAAGTCCTCTGTGCAACTTATATGGGGTCCCCCTGGAACAGGGAAAACTAAAGCTGTTAGTATGCTTCTCTTTACTCTGTTGAAAACAAAATGCAGAACCCTTACTTGTGCCCCGACGAATGTTGCAATTACAGAAGTTGCTTCTCGTGTTCTGAAGCTGCTGAAAGAATCGATTAAAACTGATGACTATGGAAGTGAGACTCTGATGCTTCCTCTTGGAGATATTCTCTTGTTTGGGAGTAAGGAGAGACTCAAAGTTGGTcaagaaatagaagaaatatATTTGGATTATCGCGTTAAAAAGCTTTCAGAGTGTTTTGGTACGCTGACTGGCTGGAGGCATTGCTTCTCATCCATGATGGATTTACTTGAAGATTGTGTTTCTCAGTATCACATTTTCTTGGAGAATAAATTGGTAAAGAAGAGAGAAAGTACTGACAAAAATGAAGTCAAAGAGAATTACAGGAATATGGAAATGGAAGGTGACAATGAGGAGTTTAAATCATTTCTTGAATTTGTGAGAGATAGATTTAAACATACTGCTACTCCTCTTAGGAATTGTATATTTATCTTCTGCACTCACATACCAAAACGTTTCATTTTGGaaagtaattttcaaaatatgataGATCTTAtcagtttacttgattctttcgaAACTTTGTTGTTTCAAAAAAATGTAGTTTCTGACGAGCTGCAAGAGCTCTTTTCACATTCAGTAGCTGAAGAGTTTTTTTCATCACCTGGGCATAGAAATTACTTGTTGCAGAAAAGGAGAGGTGAATGCCatacagttttaaaaaatcttcaGGATTCCTTTAATAAACTTAAGTTTCCAAGTGGTATGAACATAGATTCATTAAAAGCTTTCTGCTTTAAAACAGCTTCTGTAATATTTTGCACTGCTTCTAGTTCATTTAAGCTGCATTCAGTGGCCATGGAACCACTGAACGTTCTGGTCATTGATGAAGCGGCACAACTAAAAGAAAGTGAGTCGACAATACCCCTGCAACTGTTGGGCTTAAATCATACTATTCTCATTGGGGATGAGTGCCAATTGCCAGCAATGGTTAAAAGCAAGGTATGGTTTATGTTATTTCAACAGTTCTGGTGACTTTTTTGTATTTGGCCTTTGCTTTACTTTTTAAGTTCCTTTGTTCGGCTTTTTTTTTATCAGGTTACTGACGAAGCTTCCTTCGGGAGAAGCTTATTTGAGAGGCTGAGCTCATTGGGTCGCTCTAAACACCTGCTCAATACACAGTATCGGATGCACCCCTCAATTAGCTGCTTCccaaattcttatttttataacaacCGGATTTGGGATTCTCCTAATGTtaaaagaagaatcaacaaaaatgtctttttgcCAAGATCTCCAATATTCCGTCCATATTCTTTCATCAATATTCTTGAAGGGAGAGAAGAGTCCATTGGCCGTAGCTGGAGAAATATGGTTGAGGTAGCTGTTGTGATGAAAATATTGCAGAACCTGTACAAAGGTATGTGTTGTTGGAGTCTCATGTTTATATTAGCATATCATTCATTTAAATTCTGATATTCCACTTTGAGAAACAAAACATTAGCTCTATATTGTCAGCATTTTGATTGATGACTGTATGTCCCAGAGGCTTAACCTACCTTTCTATAGCAGGCAATTAATGAAACTAGCTTTTTTGAgaataatttatacatttacatggccttttatttcaattatgcaAATGGAAATCTAAAAGTGCGGATTTCTTGTTAATATCTAATGCTATATACTGTCAAATTTTTATTGGCTAACATCTCATGCATGTACTAATTTGTATTATGCATCACTTGTTAAACATGATTGAAGAGAAagagttaaattaaataatgaaatcattatataaatggCATGAATTGTTTCAACTTGAACAAATTCCAAACATACTTCTATTGAATCTCCTTATTATATCCATGGTAATTCATAATATGCAGATTGGAATGACTCAAAACAGAAGCTGAGCATTGGCATAGTCTCACCTTACAGTGCTCAAGTACaagcaattgaaaaaaaacttgGAGGCAAGTATGATGACTCTGATGACTTTACTGTAAAAGTGAAGTCGATTGATGGGTTTCAAGGTGGTGAGGAGgacattattataatttccaCTGTGAGAAGCAACGAAAGGGGATCCATTGGATTCTTGTCCAAGCCACAGAGAATCAATGTTGCACTTACAAGGGCCAGGTATACATGTAAATATTGTACATTGTGTTTTGTTCATTTTAGTAACTATAGTGAATAACTACGGTCCCTTTGATACCCTCTAGGCACTGTTTATGGATTTTAGGGAATGAAAGGACCTTAACTCATGGTGAATCTGTTTGGAAAATCTTAATCAATGATGCTAAGGACCGCTGTTGTTTCTTTAATGCTGATGAAGATAAGGATTTGGCCAAAGCTATATTAGAGCCCAAAAAAGAGCTTAATGAATTGAATGAATTGCTGAATGCTGACAGTGTACTTTTCAACAATCAAAAGTGGAAGGTATATTGTTTCCTTAGCTATACTTGCTTTGCCAATCAATTTTTCCTACCATGGTTAGTGCTTATATTTGTCAGTGACGCTGATTTCACTTGGATGTTCACTTGAATAACCTATTCTTGCAGCAGAACAGGAGTACTAAAGGCAAGGCAACGGAGGCAGGTTCAGAAGAGAAATTGGATAAGGACAGTAAGGAGGCATTGCAAGTTCATCTAGCCTCTGGTTCCCAGTGGCCAAAAAATTCTGAGAAGATTGAAAACAAGgggaagggaaagaaaaagccTAAGAGAAAGAACAAGCGAAATGGTAAGCAGAAAAACTAGCAACCAAAGCTAAGATTTTGCATTTCTGAACTTGATTGCCTTATGGTACAAATGGCCAAGTTTGTCAGTCTTTCTGGTTATATAAgaacaaattgttattttatattttaaatagttattgaTATTGAATGGTCAGTTTTGTTTCACAGAATTCTGGCGACAGAAAGATGCAGATGATGAAAAGAGCATTTTGTTGAATGCCCCAGCAGTTGAggtaatttcatttcttttttcacatCTGTTGAATGCAGTATGAATGAAGTAATAAgattagatttagattttttttttttttggtgattttacAGTTGGATGTTCACTTGAATAACCTATTCTTGCAGCAGAATAGGAGTACTAAAGGCAAGGCAACAGAGGCGGGTTCAGAAGAGAAATTGGATAAGGACAGGAAGGAGGCATTGCAAGTTCATCTAGCCCCTGGTTCCCAGTGGCCAGAAAATTCTGAGAAGATTGAAAACAAGGGGAAAGGAATGAAAAAGCCTAAGAGAAAGAACAAGCGAAATGGTAAGCAGAAAAACTAGCAACCAAAGCTAAGATTTTGCATTTCTGAACTTGATTACCTTATGGTACAAATAGCCAAGTTTGTCAGTCTTTCTGGTTATATAAgaacaaattgttattttatattttaaatatttattgatattgaaTGGTCAGTTATGTTTCACAGAATTCTGGCAACAGAAAGATGCAGATGATGAAAAGAGCATTTTGTTGAATGCCCCAGCAGTTGAGgtaatttcatttctcttttcacATCTGTTGAATGCAGTATGAATGAAGTAATAACattagatttagatttttttttttttttggtgattttacCGTTGGATGTTCACTTGAATAACCTAATCTTGCAGCAGAATAGGAGTACTAAAGGCAAGGCAACAGAGGCGGGATCAGAAGATAAATTGGATAAGGACAGTAAGGAGGCATTGCAAGTTCATCTAGCCTCTGGTTCTCAGTGGCCAGAAAATTCTCAGAAGATTGAAAACAAGgggaagggaaagaaaaagccTAAGAGAAAGAACAAGCGAAATGGTAAGCAGAAAAACTAGCAACCAAAGCTAAGATTTTGCATTTCTGAACTTGATTACCTTATGGTACAAATGGCAAAGTTTGTCAGTCTTTCTGGTTATATAAgaacaaattgttattttatattttaaatatttattgatattaaatggTCAGTTTTGTTTCACAGAATTCTGGCAACAGAAAGATGCAGATGATGAAAAGAGCATTTTGTTGAATGCCCCAGCAGTTGAggtaatttcatttcttttttcgcATCTATTAAATACAGTTTGAAGTAATAAGATtagattaagattttttttttttttgtgattttacgGTTGGATGTTCACTTGAATAGCCTAATCTTGCAGCAGAATAGGAGTACTAAAGGCAAGGCAACAAAGGCGGGATCAGAAGAGAAATTGGATAAGGACAGTAAGGAGGCATTGCAAGTTCATCTAGCCTCTGGTTCCCAGCGGCCAGAAAATTCTGAGAAGATTGAAAACAAGGGGAAAGGAATGAAAAAGCCTAAGAGAAAGAACAAGCGAAATGGTAAGCAGAAAAACTAGCAACCAAAGCTAAGATTTTGCATTTCTGAACTTGATTACCTTATGGTACAAATAGCCAAGTTTGTCAGTCTTTCTGGTTATATAAgaacaaattgttattttatattttaaatatttattgatattgaaTGGTCAGTTATGTTTCACAGAATTCTGGCAACAGAAAGATGCAGATGATGAAAAGAGCATTTTGTTGAATGCCCCAGCAGTTGAGgtaatttcatttctcttttcacATCTGTTGAATGCAGTATGAATGAAGTAATAACattagatttagattttttttttttttggtgattttacCGTTGGATGTTCACTTGAATAACCTAATCTTGCAGCAGAATAGGAGTACTAAAGGCAAGGCAACAGAGGCGGGATCAGAAGATAAATTGGATAAGGACAGTAAGGAGGCATTGCAAGTTCATCTAGCCTCTGGTTCCCAGTGGCCAGAAAATTCTCAGAAGATTGAAAACAAGgggaagggaaagaaaaagccTAAGAGAAAGAACAAGCGAAATGGTAAGCAGAAAAACTAGCAACCAAAGCTAAGATTTTGCATTTCTGAACTTGATTACCTTATGGTACAAATGGCAAAGTTTGTCAGTCTTTCTGGTTATATAAgaacaaattgttattttatattttaaatatttattgatattaaatggTCAGTTTTGTTTTACAGAATTCTGGCAACAGAAAGATGCAGATGATGAAAAGAGCATTTTGTTGAATGCCCCAGCAGTTGAggtaatttcatttcttttttcgcATCTATTAAATACAGTTTGAAGTAATAAGATtagattaagattttttttttttttgtgattttacgGTTGGATGTTCACTTGAATAGCCTAATCTTGCAGCAGAATAGGAGTACTAAAGGCAAGGCAACAAAGGCGGGATCAGAAGAGAAATTGGATAAGGACAGTAAGGAGGCATTGCAAGTTCATCTAGCCTCTGGTTCCCAGCGGCCAGAAAATTCTGAGAAGATTGAAAACAAGGGGAAAGGAATGAAAAAGCCTAAGAGAAAGAACAAGCGAAATGGTAAGCAGAAAAACTAGCAACCAAAGCTAAGATTTTGCATTTCTGAACTTGATTACCTTATGGTACAAATAGCCAAGTTTGTCAGTCTTTCTGGTTATATAAgaacaaattgttattttatattttaaatatttattgatattgaaTGGTCAGTTATGTTTCACAGAATTCTGGCAACAGAAAGATGCAGATGATGAAAAGAGCATTTTGTTGAATGCCCCAGCAGTTGAGgtaatttcatttctcttttcacATCTGTTGAATGCAGTATGAATGAAGTAATAACATtagatttggatttttttttttttttggtgattttacCGTTGGATGTTCACTTGAATAACCTAATCTTGCAGCAGAATAGGAGTACTAAAGGCAAGGCAACAGAGGCGGGATCAGAAGATAAATTGGATAAGGACAGTAAGGAGGCATTGCAAGTTCATCTAGCCTCTGGTTCCCAGTGGCCAGAAAATTCTCAGAAGATTGAAAACAAGgggaagggaaagaaaaagccTAAGAGAAAGAACAAGCGAAATGGTAAGCAGAAAAACTAGCAACCAAAGCTAAGATTTTGCATTTCTGAACTTGATTACCTTATGGTACAAATGGCAAAGTTTGTCAGTCTTTCTGGTTATATAAgaacaaattgttattttatattttaaatatttattgatattaaatggTCAGTTTTGTTTCACAGAATTCTGGCAACAGAAAGATGCAGATGATGAAAAGAGCATTTTGTTGAATGCCCCAGCAGTTGAggtaatttcatttcttttttcgcATCTATTAAATACAGTTTGAAGTAATAAGATtagattaagattttttttttttttgtgattttacgGTTGGATGTTCACTTGAATAGCCTAATCTTGCAGCAGAATAGGAGTACTAAAGGCAAGGCAACAAAGGCGGGATCAGAAGAGAAATTGGATAAGGACAGTAAGGAGGTATTGCAAGTTCATCTAGCCTCTGGTTCCCAGCGGCCAGAAAATTCTGAGAAGATTGAAAACAAGgggaagggaaagaaaaggcCTAAGAGAAAGAACAAGCGAAATGGTAAGCAGAAAAACTAGCAACCAAAGCTAAGATTTCGCATTTCTGAACTTGATTACCTTATGGTACAAATGGCCAAAAATCCTTTGCGGTTTGATTCTAAAAAGTACTGTTTTTGTACTGGAGGTTGCTACAACGATTATTCAATCATGGACTAAACACTTCATGGTTGAATGGTTGTATTATCAACGTCCCTTACAGggaacaaattttcaaattgtttatttGAATGCAGAATgtggataatttaattttattaatttggtatataaatgaataatgccataatatatatatatatatatatatatattcacaataTGAATGTTGGTATACATAGTAATGCAGaagatatatgtgattgtgtagcCGCTCTCGCATTAGATCCTAAAGCCTTGTCTACAACAAACGTGAAATTGCTGGCTAAGATAGCGCTAAACTTGGCTGTATCTAATTCCACAAGCAGCCTAAAATACATTGATGCAATGGCGAAGAAGGAAAAATCTTCACCGAAACTGAAATCGGCACACGAGTTCTGCATTTCACAGTATCAGTACACCGTGAATTCATTCAAAAGTGCTTTGAGCGACTTGGATGTAGATCCTATGACTGCAAATTATGATGCAAAAGTTGCTTCTGATGGTGCATCTTACTGTGCAGACAAACTGAAATCTGAGGGATTTCAATCTAAAGACGGTTACCAATAAGATGCGCTGAATtaattggtataaataatattctatgGCATGGTTACATTACATACGGgaaagttttcttctttttttgggAATAATTACTGATGTTATCTATTTGaatcaaatgatttaattttattaatatggtGGCATCTGAGGGTATTTATGTCTATTTTCAATAGTTATATAGATTAGACAAGGTGAAAgattaatcaattatttttatccagATCAATTCCCTCGATAAATTATTCTTCAATTTCCCAATTAACACCCATCTCTATAGTATATGGTTGGTGTTTATTTTGGATGAGATTGTATGATGCAAAAGATATTTCTGATTAATTACATAATGTAGCgaaaatgttttttattcttaattaattgtttaaattaagaTGACATGATAAATAATGTGTGATACCCACAGGCACAATCAAGggtaattttttccttttcacatTATTCtaattgataatatatgtagagcaatgttatgcatacatatttttgtatacataaatgagGACACacatgatatatcattatgtgattaaatattactttattcttaattcaaaataacttaattacttgatgatatatatcaaatgtgtacttaaaatgaatatatatagttttattgttatatgtaTTTAGACCCATATGCAACCATGTAACACAAGGGTGTATGCCCATGCATGTGCATATAAGAGTACACGCTTGTTGTCCCGTAAAGCAGAGGGACACGTGCATGTTGAGATGTGCCAAAATCTGAGAGAGCAGAGTTGGTTCAATGTGACGAACCAGAGAAGCTCAAGAAGAGTAAAAAAGAATTCTGTTTTATTGCTTATGTGTTTGATCTTTACATGTAATGGCTTTATATACTGAAAATTACAATCTATCTACGGCaacataatatttgtacaatctgctcatcaatataaacatgattttagggatgtgATAGCTAATAATCTGGGATGTGATATGGATGATAATTTGCTTGATTTCTGGGATATGATTTGCATGATTTCCAGGGATGTGGATGTGATTCTGATTTTCaatactccccctcaagctggtgGTTTGTAGATGTCATAAACTCCAAGCTTGTGTAAGAGATAAAAATGTTGTCTTGATCCCAGAGGTTTGGTGAATATGTCAGCCAACTGTTCTGTGGTTCGAATGTGGTAAGGTTTTATCAAGCCTTCCTGTATCTTGTCTCTTACAAAGTGACAGTCAATCTCTATATGCTTAGTTCTTTCATGGAAGACTGGATTGGTAGAGATATCCTTTGCTGCCTTATTATCACAGTAGAGTTCAACTGGTTTTGAGATTATTACGCCCAGATCCTCTAATAGACCACGAATCCATATTATTTCACAAGTAGTTTTTGCCATTGCCCGATATTCTGCTTCAGctgaagagagagagacagtAGATTGCTTTTTCGTTTTCCATGATATAAGAGAATCCCCAAGTTTTACACAGAAACCTGTCAGTGATTTTCTTGTCATAGGACACGTACCCCAGTCTGAGTCACAGTAAGCTGTTACTTTCAAGGTTTTATCTCGACGGAATAATAATCCTAGACCTGGACAtccttttagatatttaattaccTTTAAGGCTGCATCCATGTGAGACTGCTTTGGTGCATGCATAAATTGGTTGAGGACGATCCCATCTGCAGACTGAGCAATTTCAATccccaaaaaatattttggaggTCCTAAGTCTTTTATTCTGAAAGACTTATGGAGGTGAGTTTTCAGCTCTTTTATGGCGATTGTGTCATTCCCAGTTATGAGGATATCATCTACATAAACCACGAGGCATATGAATGATTTTCCTTGTCTTTTTGTGAACAAGGCATAATCATGTCTTGACTGTTTGAAACCTAGCTTGATCAATGCTTCTGTGATTTTAGTGTTCCATTGTTGGGATGCTTGTTTCAGGCCATACAAGGATTTTCACAGTTGACATACTAGATTCTCCCCCTGTTTGCGAATTCCGGGTGGAACTTCCATATAAATCTCTTCATCTAAGTCCTCATGAAGAAAGGCATTGTGAACGTCCATCTGATGAAGAGACCAATCATAAGAGGCAGCAAGGGCAAGGAGTGTGCGAACAGTAACATGTTTGATAACAGGCGAAAAAGTCTCTTGATAATCAAGCCCTTCCTGTTGAGTGAACCCTTTTGCaaccaatcgagctttatatCGTTCAATGGAACCATCTGCCCGGTGCTTTATCTTGAAGACCCATTTGCAGTCGATGGGTTTCCTATGAGATGGTCGTGGTACAAGGTCCCACGTTTTATTGAGATACAAAGCTTCTAACTCTTCTGCCATCGCCTGACGCCAATGAGGTAATTGTATTGCTTCTGAATATGAAGTAGGTTCACGATGTGCAGAGATGTGACTGATGCAAGCTCTGTGCCCTGGAGATAACCtgtcataattaatatatcaagaGATTGCATATGGGTTAGATGAAATAGTGAAAACATAGTCAGTGCTCCAAATGGGAGGTTTTGTGGTTCGTGATGATCGTCTCAAGGGAGCCAGATCAGGATCATCAAAGATAACTGGAACATCCACGGATAGGGTAGGTGAAGATGAGTCAGCACTTTGTTCAGATCCTGTCAATGTACCGCTAGTGTTACGAGGCGATGAAATTACCTCATATCTTTCTTTAAGAAACTCATTGTGTGTCATTGGTGACGAACCAGTGGATGTCATACCTTTAATTTCATcagcaaaaggaaaaacatcttTATGAAATGTGACGTCTCTACTGATGAAGATTTTGTTTGTTGTCATATCATATAGGCGATATCCCTTCTGTAGTGGAGGATATCCCATGAATACACAACGAGTTGCTCGGGTGTCAAATTTGTCTGTTTGCTGAAGTTTGGTGGAGTAGCAGAGACACCCAAATACTCTTAAGTGCCTGATGTCTGGTTTTTTGCCAAAGAGAAGTTCATAAGGTGTTTTGTCACCCAGAACCTTGGTTGGCATTCTATTGTTCAGATAGGCTGCCATGACCACATAATCTCCCCAAAATTGAGGTGGTATGTTGGATTGGTGTTTAAGGGCATGGGCTACTTCTAATAGAtttctatgttttctttctACAGTACCATTCTGTTGTGGTGTGTAAGGGCAGGAACTTTCATGAAGAATTCCATAAGAGTCAAGGTAAGTAGTGGTGGTATggttaaaaaaatcttttacatTATCTGTGCAGATTCGATGGACTTTTGTGTGGAATTGAGTTTGGACCATGGAcataaatttcaagaaaaaggtATGTGTTTGGGCTTTTAAACTCATGTGGTATAACCATGTAGCACGTGAGAAGTCATCTATTATGGTAAGAAAGTATTTGGATCCATCATAGTTAGGTGTACTATAAGGTCCCCAAATATCTAAATGTATCAATTGGAACGGTTTTGTGGTTGAAGTAGTGCTTGTGGGAAAGGAAATGCGAGTTTGCTTGGCAAGAGGGCAAATGGGACACTTTGGATATGGGATAGTACTCGAATGCCCTAATCTTTGATGGGAAATTAATGacactttattaatttgatttgtattacaaTGAGAAGAggtaatacaatttttatttaataaaggaaAGGTCTTGGGGTTCAGTGTCCAGTAGTATAACCCATGTTGTTCTTTACCCAAGCCTATCAGATTGCCAGTCAAATAGTCCTGAAATACGCATATAGTAGGTAAAAAGGTTACTACACATTTGTTGTCTGTGCATAGT carries:
- the LOC123203506 gene encoding uncharacterized protein LOC123203506 isoform X8, producing the protein MMMEGEGSSSSKKRGVQNHDDGFINTLFSWSLDDIRNKNLFSHKVEKIPESFESVTQYLGSFVYPLLEETRAELFSPMEIISRAPYAKVDVFRPLGSELFDVKIDYWRNRFSNNGKEPYKTLPGDILILADAKPETISDLERVGRMWSFLSVMTIAEDDNDSTSTYFKVKASKSIQQFEREKSLFVIFLANITTNRRIWKSLNMSRNLKIIKKVLRGNSVSEESCQVCSELNGGILYEKFGSGLSSTLNASQLNAVLACLDGVRCDHKSSVQLIWGPPGTGKTKAVSMLLFTLLKTKCRTLTCAPTNVAITEVASRVLKLLKESIKTDDYGSETLMLPLGDILLFGSKERLKVGQEIEEIYLDYRVKKLSECFGTLTGWRHCFSSMMDLLEDCVSQYHIFLENKLVKKRESTDKNEVKENYRNMEMEGDNEEFKSFLEFVRDRFKHTATPLRNCIFIFCTHIPKRFILESNFQNMIDLISLLDSFETLLFQKNVVSDELQELFSHSVAEEFFSSPGHRNYLLQKRRGECHTVLKNLQDSFNKLKFPSGMNIDSLKAFCFKTASVIFCTASSSFKLHSVAMEPLNVLVIDEAAQLKESESTIPLQLLGLNHTILIGDECQLPAMVKSKVTDEASFGRSLFERLSSLGRSKHLLNTQYRMHPSISCFPNSYFYNNRIWDSPNVKRRINKNVFLPRSPIFRPYSFINILEGREESIGRSWRNMVEVAVVMKILQNLYKDWNDSKQKLSIGIVSPYSAQVQAIEKKLGGKYDDSDDFTVKVKSIDGFQGGEEDIIIISTVRSNERGSIGFLSKPQRINVALTRARHCLWILGNERTLTHGESVWKILINDAKDRCCFFNADEDKDLAKAILEPKKELNELNELLNADSVLFNNQKWKQNRSTKGKATEAGSEEKLDKDSKEALQVHLASGSQWPKNSEKIENKGKGKKKPKRKNKRNEFWRQKDADDEKSILLNAPAVELDVHLNNLFLQQNRSTKGKATEAGSEEKLDKDRKEALQVHLAPGSQWPENSEKIENKGKGMKKPKRKNKRNEFWQQKDADDEKSILLNAPAVEQNRSTKGKATEAGSEDKLDKDSKEALQVHLASGSQWPENSQKIENKGKGKKKPKRKNKRNEFWQQKDADDEKSILLNAPAVEQNRSTKGKATKAGSEEKLDKDSKEALQVHLASGSQRPENSEKIENKGKGMKKPKRKNKRNEFWQQKDADDEKSILLNAPAVEQNRSTKGKATEAGSEDKLDKDSKEALQVHLASGSQWPENSQKIENKGKGKKKPKRKNKRNEFWQQKDADDEKSILLNAPAVEQNRSTKGKATKAGSEEKLDKDSKEALQVHLASGSQRPENSEKIENKGKGMKKPKRKNKRNEFWQQKDADDEKSILLNAPAVENRSTKGKATEAGSEDKLDKDSKEALQVHLASGSQWPENSQKIENKGKGKKKPKRKNKRNEFWQQKDADDEKSILLNAPAVEQNRSTKGKATKAGSEEKLDKDSKEVLQVHLASGSQRPENSEKIENKGKGKKRPKRKNKRNAALALDPKALSTTNVKLLAKIALNLAVSNSTSSLKYIDAMAKKEKSSPKLKSAHEFCISQYQYTVNSFKSALSDLDVDPMTANYDAKVASDGASYCADKLKSEGFQSKDGYQ